The Panicum hallii strain FIL2 chromosome 9, PHallii_v3.1, whole genome shotgun sequence genome has a window encoding:
- the LOC112874502 gene encoding 40S ribosomal protein S9-2, whose amino-acid sequence MVHVSFYRNYGKTFKKPRRPYEKERLDAELKLVGEYGLRCKRELWRVQYALSRIRNAARELLTLDEKNPRRIFEGEALLRRMNRYGLLGEGQNKLDYVLALTVENFLQRRLQTIIFKNGMAKSIHHARVLIRQRHIRVGRQLVNIPSFMVRVDSEKHIDFSLTSPLGGGEPGRVKRKNQKKASGGGGDGDEDEE is encoded by the exons ATGGTGCACGTCAGCTTCTACCGCAACT ATGGTAAAACTTTCAAGAAGCCAAGGCGTCCGTATGAGAAGGAGCGCCTTGATGCTGAGCTGAAGCTGGTTGGTGAGTATGGCCTGAGGTGCAAGCGCGAGCTGTGGCGTGTGCAGTATGCCCTCAGCCGCATCCGGAATGCTGCAAGGGAGCTCCTCACCCTTGACGAGAAGAACCCCCGCCGTATCTTCGAGGGCGAGGCACTCCTGCGCCGCATGAACCGCTATGGTCTCCTCGGTGAGGGCCAGAACAAGCTCGATTACGTTCTTGCGCTCACTGTTGAGAACTTCCTTCAGCGTCGTCTTCAGACCATTATCTTCAAGAATGGCATGGCAAAGTCCATCCATCATGCTCGTGTGCTCATCAGGCAACGCCACATTAG AGTTGGGAGGCAGCTTGTAAACATTCCCTCATTCATGGTCAGAGTTGACTCTGAGAAGCACATTGACTTCTCCCTTACCAGCCCGCTCGGTGGTGGTGAGCCTGGAAGAGTGAAGAGAAAGAACCAGAAGAAGGCTTCTGGTGGAGGAGGTGATGGTGATGAGGATGAAGAGTGA
- the LOC112874503 gene encoding aldose 1-epimerase-like, with translation MAGGKGALLLCIAIVLLAIGNGGAEARKQGKQSLGFYELRRGEFSMVVTSWGATILAVRIPDKNGHTGDVVLGYKDIGSYVNDTTYFGALVGRVANRIAGGRFTIRDRPYHTFRNDGNNTLHGGHRGFNQVFWSVRERVTGEFPHITFSYRSYDGEQGFPGALDVLVTYKIDGDFSYSVTMYARPLDKPTPVNLAQHTYWNLRGHGNGTVLGHAVQIFASAVTPVGGGLIPTGAVTPVAGTPFDFRAPAAPGARIAEVEGGYDINFVLDGAADGQGVRKVVVVSEPDSGRVMELWGDQPGLQFYTGNFLKGDVGKGGAVYAKHGGMCLETQDYPDAVHEPGFPREVYRPGQVYKHYMLYKFSLKK, from the exons ATGGCGGGAGGCAAGGGCGCCCTGCTGCTGTGCATTGCCATCGTCTTGCTGGCGATCGGGAATGGCGGCGCGGAGGCGAGGAAGCAGGGGAAGCAGTCCCTGGGGTTCTACGAGCTGCGGCGGGGCGAGTTCTCCATGGTCGTCACCAGCTGGGGCGCCACCATCCTCGCCGTCAGGATCCCCGACAAGAACG GGCACACCGGCGACGTCGTTCTTGGCTACAAGGACATCGGATCTTACGTG AACGACACGACCTACTTCGGCGCGCTGGTGGGTCGCGTGGCGAACCGCATCGCCGGCGGGCGCTTCACCATCAGGGACCGCCCCTACCACACGTTCCGGAACGACGGCAACAACACGCTCCACGGCGGCCACCGCGGGTTCAACCAGGTGTTCTGGTCCGTCCGCGAGCGCGTCACCGGCGAGTTCCCGCACATCACCTTCTCCTACCGCAGCTACGACGGCGAGCAGGGGTTCCCGGGCGCCCTGGACGTGCTCGTCACCTACAAGATCGACGGCGACTTCTCCTACAGCGTCACCATGTACGCCCGGCCGCTCGACAAGCCCACCCCCGTGAACCTCGCGCAGCACACGTACTGGAACCTCCGCGGCCACGGCAACGGCACCGTCCTTGGCCACGCCGTCCAGATCTTCGCGTCCGCGGTGACGCCTGTCGGCGGCGGCCTCATCCCGACGGGCGCCGTCACGCCCGTCGCCGGGACGCCCTTCGACTTCCGGGCCCCCGCGGCGCCAGGCGCGCGCATCGCGGAGGTGGAGGGCGGGTACGACATCAACTTCGTGCTCGACGGCGCGGCGGACGGGCAGGGGGTGCgcaaggtggtggtggtgagcgAGCCGGACTCCGGCCGCGTGATGGAGCTGTGGGGGGACCAGCCCGGGCTGCAGTTCTACACCGGCAACTTCCTCAAGGGCGACGTGGGCAAGGGCGGCGCCGTCTACGCCAAGCACGGCGGGATGTGCCTGGAGACGCAGGACTACCCGGACGCCGTGCACGAGCCGGGGTTCCCCCGCGAGGTGTACCGCCCGGGGCAGGTGTACAAGCACTACATGCTCTACAAGTTTTCGCTCAAAAAATAG